In Planococcus versutus, the DNA window TCTACAATCCTAAGTATAAGATGGTATTTATAATGAGGAGGATGAGACATGACGGTTGAAATTAAAGAAATTCAAGACTTAAAGAACATGAACGTGTCTAAGCTTGTAGAAGAAAGTGAAGCAGAAGGCTATCGTTTTTTAAGAAGACTTGTCGATCAGTATGAAGATGGCAGCAATACATTTGATCAAGTAGATGAGGTGCTATATGGTGTCTGGGATCATCAAGATCATTTGTTGGCAATCGGTGGATTAAATCGTGATCCATATTCTACAAAAGATGGCGTTGGCAGGCTTCGCCGATTTTACATTTCTGCTAATGCTCGTAGACAAGGCGTAGGAACAAAGTTATTGCAAAAAATTCTTGAAGACGCCAAAGGTCATTTCAATGAACTTGTAGTGAGAACAGACTCTTCGGCAGCCGATGCTTTTTATAGAGCAAATGGGTTTTCAGGAGACCTAGGTTTACCCGAAGCTACTCATATCTTAGTGTTAGCACAGGAACATCGAAAAAAGGCATAGAACCACCCACAAGAAACGGCTTGCTGAGGCAAGCCGTTTTGTCTTGTGTGGAATTATTTGTGGAAGCTTACCCAGCGCATAGAAATATGTGGTAACGTAAAATGAGTGAATGAAATTGAAATGAGTAGGGGCGGTTAAATGGAAATGTCGAATTGGAAAGGCGCTGCAGGCGTCTGCATTAATGAAAAAAACGAAGTCTTGTTAGTATTGCAAGGCGTTCCAGGTGAAGAAAAAAAATGGACGGTTCCAGCAGGCGGGCAAGAGCAAGGAGAAACGCTTGAACAAAGTTGCATCCGTGAATTTTATGAAGAAACCGGGTTAACTATTCAAATCGAGAAACAACTGAGCATGCGTACTGGCGAATACGAAGATTCAAAAGTATCTTTTGAAGTTGTATATTTTCAAGTAACCGTAATCGGCGGCAATATCGTGGTGCAAGAAGACGATGACTGGATCCAAGATGTGGCCTGGAAGCCTATTTCAGAACTGGATCAACTAGCGTTAGTATATCCAGACGATGTGGCATTAATCGAATCCTTAACTATTCAATAAACGAAAATAGAGGGATTATAAAAGAATGGAACGGGTATTTACGGTAATAATAGAAATCCAAGGAGGTGTGTTGGATGAAAAAAGACAGTGAACATAAAGAAGGCGAACAATTGATTCCAGAAGTTGAACCCCGTCGCGATATGCCAACTAAAAAAGACATGGATCCCATGCCAGATCGGGATTTAGAATACGAAGAAAATTCAAATGAAAAATACAAAGACAATACACAAGAATAGAAAAAGCAAGCCATGTATTGGCTTGCTTTTTCTATCTGATTGCTTAGCGAAAGGAGATCGTGCAATGCCACAATATGATTTTAAATATGCCGTTTGGCATGAAGAAGACAGTGTGGACAATGAAAAGTTTCGGGAATTTTTGCCGAAAACAGATAAAATGTATAGATGGATTGATCAGTCAAAAGATCCAGCAGTTAATATTTTGCATACACATACGATTGATCGTGGAAAAGAATCTTTGTGGGGTCACTCATTTACAGGCAAAGTGCAAAGTCGAAATCTGCGCGTGAAGTGTTTCATTTTTATTTATCCAAAGATCTATTTATTACGAGCAAAATTGATTTTGAAAAAGATGCAGACTTGGATAAAGATGAGATTTTGCACCAAATGGACAGTGCTGCTTCTTCTATAGAAGTTATGATGGTGATCCTTGGAGAAATCATCGCATCTACTTTACATAAAATTGATCGTTTTGAAGAACGTTTGCATGATTTGTTATGGGCCATTAAAGAAAAAAATAACAAAAAAACCTTGGGGGAAATTGAAACCATCCGCCATGAAATTTTATTATGGAAGCATTTGATCATGGGCTTTCAAGAAATTAAAATGGCCATTGAAGAAACCTTTGGTGAAAGTGTTACAAAAGAAGTCGAATACCGACGCACGGCTACCCGTATTGCACGTTGTGTCATGCTTGTGAATTCATATGAAGACGAAGTCAACAATATGGTGGATATTGAAAATGTCGTGGCAAACTATCGAGGCAACGAAATTATGAAAACTTTAACCGTGTTGACGACGTTGTTTACGCCAGTAATGGCGTGGGGAGCTCTTTGGGGAATGAATTTCAAAAATATGCCTGAGTTAAAATGGCAATTTGGCTATGTCGGATCGATTGTTGTGATTTTGGGATCTACGTTTGCGTTGTATTTGTATTTAAGACGCAAAGGATGGATGGGCGATATTCTACAATCAATTGGAAGAAATTCTTCTAAGTAATCAAAAAGCACAACGAGAAAGTTGTTTCTCCTTGTGCTTTCTTTTCATTTATTTTGCTTTGTCATTTTCAAGTTCCTGTACTAATTCAATGTAGGACAGAGAAGCTTGATCGCCATGCTTTTTTAAGTAATCGGTGACCTGTTCCAATAGATCTTTTCGCAGACGTTCGACCGTTACGAGTTTTTCTTTCATCGATTGTCGTTTCCGCAGTTCGGCATCTTCCACGTCTTCTATTTTTTCAAGCATATCTATTTCCGCCAACAATACTAACGCCTCATTCTTCTTTTCTTCGTATTTTTTTAACGCTTTTTCCACTTTGCGGGTATCGGTATCAAAAGTCATTTTTGAGTACAACGACATGTTCTGATCTCCCTTTCTATTAAAGTGCTGTTATTTAACAATACCCCGAATTCAACTAAATTATCCGCAAATCTTTGAAAGACGTTCCGTAATAAGAATGTTCTGATAATAAATTGACGGAATTTAAATAGAAATGTATGATAGAAGGAAGATGAAAAGGAGGTGGGTAAGATGAATCAAACTGGTAAGCGCATGACAGAATGTCAAGAATATCTCTACATTCTTCATGGCGTTACTTTCACTGGAGTAGCTAGACGGGAGAAGTCTGTCTTTTTTCAGCTAACAAAATCGGGTGAATACTACCAGTAAGAGACATCTGCCTACGATCGGATTTTGACAAAGGCATGCCTCTTGGCGTGTCTTTTTTTGTATGCATGTTTCTTCATTAGGAAGGAAGAGAACAATGATTATTAGTCAGTTTCAACAAGTAATGTGTCATTTTGCAACGAAAAAAATATTTAATCATATAAAAGGTGAAATTATGGAAGGCCAACGCATCGGGTTAGTCGGGAGAAATGGAGAAGGGAAAACGACTCTTTTGAATGTTTTAGCCGGAACTTTACAACCGACCGAAGGAATTGTGACGTGGAAAAAAGAGTGTAGCATCGGTTTGTTAGAGCAGTTGCCTGATGAACAGGAACAACAAACTGTTGAGCAACTGATGATTGCGGTGTTTTCAGAATTAACGATTCTTCAGCAGCAGTTGACACTGATGGAACAAAAAATGGAAACTACTTCTCCACAAGAAATGGATCGCCTGTTGTTACAGTATGGAGTGCTACAAGATCGTTTTATTCAGCGCGGTGGCTACGATATTGAAATGAAGATTGATCAAGTGCTTAATGGATTGAAAATTAAACACTTGAAATTAAAGCAATGGAAACAGTTAAGTGGAGGGGAAAAAACAAAGGTAGGACTGGCAAAACTACTTTTGCAAAAACCAGATTTGTTATTGTTAGATGAACCGACAAATCATCTAGATCTGGAAGCTATTGAGTGGTTAGGTTCATTTATCAGCCATTATAAAGGAACAATCGTATTGGTTTCACACGATCGTTATTTTCTGGATGAAACGGTTACTCATATTTGGGAACTGGATCAAGGAGACTTGATTCAGTACGCGGGTAATTATTCAAGGTATGTGAAAGAACGAGAAGCGCGTTTGTTGGTTGAATTTCAGCAATATCAAGACCAACAAAAGAAAATCCAAAAGATGAAAGAAACCATTAAGCGATTGAAAGAATGGGCCAATCGCGCTAATCCACCAAATGCAGGAATGCATCGACAGGCGAAAAGTATAGAAAAAGCGTTACATCGTATCGAAGTAATCGATCGTCCAACGTTCACCAAAAAGCAGATGGCACTGGATTTTAAAATAGACGGACGCAGCGGAAAAGATGTTGTCTTCCTAGATGGAGTTTGGAAGGAGTTTGGTGATCGGATTTTGTTCCATGATGTCTCGATGCATATTCGTTACGGGGAACGCGCCGCGATTGTAGGGTCTAATGGAACAGGGAAAACAACGCTGCTTAATATGATAATGGGAAAAAGACAAGCCGATGCAGGTGAAGTAAAATTAGGTAGTGGGTTATCGATCGGCTATCTGTCCCAGCACATGCTAGAAATGCACAGTAACAGAACTATTATTGAAGAATTCCGAGATGTTGTTGCCGTCTCCGAATATGATGCACGTCCGATGCTAGCCAAATTCCTTTTTTGGGGCAACATGGTTTTTCAACCGGTTCAGCAGCTTAGTGGAGGAGAGCGGATGAGACTTCGTCTAGCCCAATTGATGCATCAAAATCATAATTTACTGATTTTGGATGAGCCAACCAACCATCTTGACCTAGAAGCGAAAGAAGTGATGGAAGAAGCTTTAAGCGAATTTCCAGGTACTATCATTGTCGTTTCCCATGACCGTTATTTTCTGGATAAACTGTTTCCAGTAACGTATTGGTTAAGAAGTGAAACAATCGAGCGGTTTAATGGAAACTATTCAGCTGCGCGAGAAAAGATCATAGTGCCTGCAACTTAAAATTTTCGGAAGTACAGTTAATTTTAGCTTGCTATGGCATAATGGATAAACATGAGTAAGTAGAAATTAGAAGACAAGGTGGTCGCACATGTCAGCCATAGGAAAAATACCAGAAAATATACTGTTACTGAATGCATTAGATGTTATTGGAGAAACCATCATTATTGCGGATAGTTCGTATATCATCAGATGGATGAATTCTGAAGCCTGTCGATTACTAAATGAAGTTGCTCCTTTATACGGGATGACGGACTGCGAAGCCATGATTGGAAAAAGTATGGACGCATTCCATGAAAACCCTCAGTATCAAAACCAGCTTATGAAAAAATTGACCGACACTCACCGGACGCGAATAACCATTCGCAACAAAGTAATGGCAGATATCGTAATTACGCCAATTATGAGCAATAGCAGTGAACCAGAAGGTTACATTGTCATGCTTATGGATGTCACGATGCAAGCGGAAGAACAGGAACGAAGCGCAAAATTGATCGAAAAATTATCAATCCCTATTTTGAACATATGGGATAAGACAATTGCTTTGCCTTTAATTGGAAATTTCGACAGAAATCGAACAAATCAATTGATTGCGACGGTTTTAATGGAATGCTCTGAGAAGCAAATCGAGTATGTCCTAATCGACTTAAGTGGTATCACAGAGTTTGAAAACCAGGTTCGGTACCAGATTCAAATGATGAATGATACATTGAATTTAATAGGAACTAGCTGCATTCTTGTAGGTATCAGTCCCAAGCTGGCGCTGTCAATTGTCCAGATAGATAGTAAGACTCCGATATTCAGTACAGCCCATGAAGGGTTGAAGCACATCATACAATTACAAAAAAAATAAAACAAGCGCTTATCCAGTAAGTTGGGTAAGCGCTTGTTGATTTAATAGGAGAGAAAAAGCTGATATGAATCAGTAGATTTTTATTCTTCTGATGAAACGCTGAAACAGCTACTTTCTATCGCTTGGTAGGCTGTTGTAGTAAAGGCAGCTTGTTCAGGAATTTTTGTAGTTACTTGATTTTTTTCGGGAATTTCTAAAGTATTATTCTCTCGTGTTTCAATGTATGCGTACATGCTTTCTCGATTGATTGCTTTTTCTAAGGGATTTCCGTAAAAAGTGAGGAGGATTAATCCGCAAGCGCTAGCAATTAAAATAATGCTCAAAAGTGAAAGAAACCCTTTCATAAGTAAATCCCGCCTTTTTGTCTATTCATAATAGAAGGAACGATGTTTCTTGCAGTAAAGTTCCCTGTTGCTGTCTGCTGCGGTTTACGGGATACTGGAAATAATAATATGAAAGAGGGGGTAACGAATCATGATGTCATTGGAAACGGAGATTTGTCATTTGTTTAAAATTGCTACTCCACTTATTCAAGCTGGTATGGCAGGAGGGACAACTACGGTTGAACTTGTGTCTGAGGTAAGCAATGCAGGGGGTCTAGGAACTTTGGGAGCTGCATACATGACGCCAGATGCAGTAAGGCAAGCGATACGAGAAATTCAGTCGAAAACTGATAAGCCTTTTGCTGTGAATATTTTTGCAAACGGCACAGAAGATGATTTTAATCGTTTAGCAGAAGTGCAAAAAGTAGTTGAGCCCTTTAGAACAGAGCTGGGGATCGGCAACATCTCATCTTCTTATGCGTCTTCTAATTGGAGTGAAGAACAATTTGCGATTTGCATTGAAGAAGGTGTTCGGATTATTAGTACTGCTTTTGGCTGTTTGTCTGAAGAACAAATGATAGTAGCAAAAAAGCATCAAGTGAATATTGTGACGATGGTTACGACAGTAGAAGAAGCAAAACAGGCAGAAAACTCTGGAGCTGCTGCCGTAGTTGCTCAAGGCAGTGAAGCAGGTGGACATCGCAGCAGCTTTTCATTGGATCGCCACCCGTCAGGTGCGCAGATTGGTGTGCTTTCTTTGGTGCCTCAAGTAGTCGACGCCATCAATATTCCTGTTATTGCAGCAGGTGGCATTGTCGATGGACGAGGGTTGGTTGCTTCATTAGCACTTGGCGCACAAGCAGTGCAAATCGGTACTCGCTTTGTTAGCGCTAAAGAATCTGGTGCGCATGCAGCTTATAAGCAAGCAATATTTGAAAGTGATGAAGAAAGCACAGTCGTCACAAAAAGCTTTTCTGGAAGACCGGCACGAGGCATTAAAAATCGCTTTATTCGTGAATTTGAACAAAGTGGCATTGATCCTTTGCCTTTTCCTTCTCAAAATACAATTACGAAAGAAATACGTACAGCTGCTACGAAATTAGGGAATCCTGAATTCATGTCACTGTGGGCAGGGCAGTCCACACGAAGCTTAACAAAAGAAATGGCTGCCGGTGATATCGTTCGAGAGATTATAAAACAAGCGAAATCTATACTAGTTTAAGCTGATTTAGAGCAGGAAATGCTTGAAGAGATGCTCGAATTGCCGATTCGTACATGCTATACTAACAAGTGATTTTTAAAACGAGGAGATTAGACGAATGGAATGGAAGAATGTATACCGCGGAATTTTAATGGGCATTAGTGATTTAATCCCAGGTGTGAGCGGTGGAACAATTGCGTTTATTTTAGGGATTTACGATCGGTTGCTTGAGTCTATTAGTGGTTTTTTTAGTCGTGACTGGAAAAAGTATTTAGGCTTTCTAGTGCCATTGGGTATTGGAATCGTCATTACCTTACTACTGTTCAGTCGCGTGATTGAATATTTGTTAGAGCATCACTATGAAGCCACTCAGTTTTTCTTCATGGGACTGATCATTGGAGTCATTCCGTATATCATGAAACAAGCAGAAGTGAAAAAGCATTTTACTGCACGACATATGGTCATTTTACTAGTGATTGGAGCAGCGTTGGCGGCTACTGCCTTTGTTCCAACAGAAGAAGATTTAGCGCCAATTACGTCACTGACAGTTCCCGTGTTTTTCCTGCTATTTTTCTCGGGTTGGCTTGCCAGTATGGCGATGCTATTACCAGGAATTAGCGGTTCGTTTATTTTATTATTGCTAGGCGTGTACTCGACGGCCATCAATGCTTTGTCCACGTTAAACATCCCTGTGGCTATGGCTATTGGTTCAGGCGTGATTGTAGGGTTTATCGTCAGCAGCAAAGCAATTCAGTATTTGCTGGAGCATTTTACGTATGTTACGTATGCAGCAATTATTGGACTAATTATTGGGTCTTTATTTGTTGTGTTTCCTGGATTTTCGACCGATACGGCTACATTGATCACGAGTGTGATTACATTTGCGTTAGGTCTTGGATTCACCTTGCTTTTTAGTTCACCGAAAAAAACAGCTATAACAGAAGAAGTCTAATTTTACAAAAGAGGCATCGTCACTTGTGACGGCGCTTTTTTTCGCGACAACGAACGTCGCTTCGTCAGTGCATCTTATGCCCGTCGAATCTACACGGGCGCTTATGCTTTTCTGATTGTCTAGCGCAAGCGCCCAGATTCTAGGGTCATAATTCACCCCGACTGTGCGACAACGAACGTCGCTTCGTCAGTGCGTCTTATGCCCGTCGAATCTATACGGGCACTTACGCTTTTCTGATTGTCTAGCGCAAGCGCCCAGATTCTAGGGTCATAATTCACCCCGACTGTGCGACAACGAACGTCGCTTCGTCAGTGCGTCTTATGCCCGTCGAATCTATACAGGCGCTTACGCTTTTCTGAATCAAAGGCTTTTTGCTTTGTGGATGTTCTGTTTGGCATTAAACTGTAGGAAAAGAGGTGATGTGTGTGCGAAAACTTTTTTGGTTGATGGTTCTGCTGCTCGTCGCTTTTTTTGCGCGGCCGATTTGGGAAGAGCCAGTTGGAGAATATGTCGATTTAAGTTTTCTAGATTCTGTTGATCGCACAATTGAAAACATTGCTGAAAATGAAGAGATTGCTTTAGTTCTTGATGAGGCTCAAGACTTTACTGCACGTGTTAGTGGGCAATTGCAGGCATTGGTGTTTTCGAGTGCGGTAGAATTGCCAGAAGCCGTCGCAAAACCAGAACTCGCTGAAACAGATTCCTTGATCGCTGTTCACAATGTGACACTCGGCATGAGCAAAGAAAAAGCTCAAGAAAAAACAGGGTTGCCTCTGCGGTTGATGCGTAATGAGTATGGTACTGATTGGCACAGCTATCACCAGGATTATCAAAATTATGTTTTACTGTCTTTCGATACAGAGGGCAAAGTAAATGGAATGTTTACGAATCAAGATTTGATTTCTTCAAATGAAGGCATTACCATGAAGTCTACGAAAATAGAAGTTCGTTCTTTGCTGGGTGCTCCATTAAAAAGTCTCCAAAAAGGGAATGTTCAATATATACTAGATACAAGGGAAGAGTACGACGTTTTTAAAACGAATGACGCTTATACAACGGTTTTCTACGATATTCACGAAGGAGATACCGTAACTGCCGTACAAGTAATCGATGAAACATTAGAGAAAGCGCGTCCAGAAATATACGCGGAATCGGATGAAGCATTAAAAGAAGGCTATGAATTTCTTCTTTTTGAACTAACCAATTCAGCACGAATCCAGCGTGATTTACCTCTCTTAAAATGGGATGAACAGTCAAAACTAACTGCTCGAAAACACAGTGAAGATATGGCTGAAAATGAGTATTTTAGTCATACAAATCTCGCAGGACAATCACCTTTTGATCGAATGAAAGAAGACGGTATTGGGTTTTATGTAGCGGGTGAAAATTTAGCTTATGGTCAATACAGCAGCATTTATGCTCACGAAGGATTGATGAATTCCTTAGGACATCGTGAAAATATTGTCAAACCTGAGTTTGGATTTTTAGGAATAGGGACTGCATTTAATACGCAAAACCAGCCGTATTATACAGAGACTTTTTTTAATCGATAATCAAAAAACAGACTGTCAGTAAAACGACAGTCTGTTTTTTTGAAGTTAATTTAATACGAGCCATGCTAATACAACAATTGGGCCCACGATAAAACAGTAAATAGCAAAATACTTTAATTGGCCTTTTGCCATAATATTCATAAA includes these proteins:
- a CDS encoding magnesium transporter CorA family protein, whose translation is MFHFYLSKDLFITSKIDFEKDADLDKDEILHQMDSAASSIEVMMVILGEIIASTLHKIDRFEERLHDLLWAIKEKNNKKTLGEIETIRHEILLWKHLIMGFQEIKMAIEETFGESVTKEVEYRRTATRIARCVMLVNSYEDEVNNMVDIENVVANYRGNEIMKTLTVLTTLFTPVMAWGALWGMNFKNMPELKWQFGYVGSIVVILGSTFALYLYLRRKGWMGDILQSIGRNSSK
- a CDS encoding GNAT family N-acetyltransferase, with protein sequence MTVEIKEIQDLKNMNVSKLVEESEAEGYRFLRRLVDQYEDGSNTFDQVDEVLYGVWDHQDHLLAIGGLNRDPYSTKDGVGRLRRFYISANARRQGVGTKLLQKILEDAKGHFNELVVRTDSSAADAFYRANGFSGDLGLPEATHILVLAQEHRKKA
- a CDS encoding NUDIX hydrolase — translated: MEMSNWKGAAGVCINEKNEVLLVLQGVPGEEKKWTVPAGGQEQGETLEQSCIREFYEETGLTIQIEKQLSMRTGEYEDSKVSFEVVYFQVTVIGGNIVVQEDDDWIQDVAWKPISELDQLALVYPDDVALIESLTIQ
- a CDS encoding DUF368 domain-containing protein, with protein sequence MEWKNVYRGILMGISDLIPGVSGGTIAFILGIYDRLLESISGFFSRDWKKYLGFLVPLGIGIVITLLLFSRVIEYLLEHHYEATQFFFMGLIIGVIPYIMKQAEVKKHFTARHMVILLVIGAALAATAFVPTEEDLAPITSLTVPVFFLLFFSGWLASMAMLLPGISGSFILLLLGVYSTAINALSTLNIPVAMAIGSGVIVGFIVSSKAIQYLLEHFTYVTYAAIIGLIIGSLFVVFPGFSTDTATLITSVITFALGLGFTLLFSSPKKTAITEEV
- a CDS encoding CAP-associated domain-containing protein, which encodes MCVRKLFWLMVLLLVAFFARPIWEEPVGEYVDLSFLDSVDRTIENIAENEEIALVLDEAQDFTARVSGQLQALVFSSAVELPEAVAKPELAETDSLIAVHNVTLGMSKEKAQEKTGLPLRLMRNEYGTDWHSYHQDYQNYVLLSFDTEGKVNGMFTNQDLISSNEGITMKSTKIEVRSLLGAPLKSLQKGNVQYILDTREEYDVFKTNDAYTTVFYDIHEGDTVTAVQVIDETLEKARPEIYAESDEALKEGYEFLLFELTNSARIQRDLPLLKWDEQSKLTARKHSEDMAENEYFSHTNLAGQSPFDRMKEDGIGFYVAGENLAYGQYSSIYAHEGLMNSLGHRENIVKPEFGFLGIGTAFNTQNQPYYTETFFNR
- the abc-f gene encoding ribosomal protection-like ABC-F family protein, whose product is MIISQFQQVMCHFATKKIFNHIKGEIMEGQRIGLVGRNGEGKTTLLNVLAGTLQPTEGIVTWKKECSIGLLEQLPDEQEQQTVEQLMIAVFSELTILQQQLTLMEQKMETTSPQEMDRLLLQYGVLQDRFIQRGGYDIEMKIDQVLNGLKIKHLKLKQWKQLSGGEKTKVGLAKLLLQKPDLLLLDEPTNHLDLEAIEWLGSFISHYKGTIVLVSHDRYFLDETVTHIWELDQGDLIQYAGNYSRYVKEREARLLVEFQQYQDQQKKIQKMKETIKRLKEWANRANPPNAGMHRQAKSIEKALHRIEVIDRPTFTKKQMALDFKIDGRSGKDVVFLDGVWKEFGDRILFHDVSMHIRYGERAAIVGSNGTGKTTLLNMIMGKRQADAGEVKLGSGLSIGYLSQHMLEMHSNRTIIEEFRDVVAVSEYDARPMLAKFLFWGNMVFQPVQQLSGGERMRLRLAQLMHQNHNLLILDEPTNHLDLEAKEVMEEALSEFPGTIIVVSHDRYFLDKLFPVTYWLRSETIERFNGNYSAAREKIIVPAT
- a CDS encoding NAD(P)H-dependent flavin oxidoreductase produces the protein MMSLETEICHLFKIATPLIQAGMAGGTTTVELVSEVSNAGGLGTLGAAYMTPDAVRQAIREIQSKTDKPFAVNIFANGTEDDFNRLAEVQKVVEPFRTELGIGNISSSYASSNWSEEQFAICIEEGVRIISTAFGCLSEEQMIVAKKHQVNIVTMVTTVEEAKQAENSGAAAVVAQGSEAGGHRSSFSLDRHPSGAQIGVLSLVPQVVDAINIPVIAAGGIVDGRGLVASLALGAQAVQIGTRFVSAKESGAHAAYKQAIFESDEESTVVTKSFSGRPARGIKNRFIREFEQSGIDPLPFPSQNTITKEIRTAATKLGNPEFMSLWAGQSTRSLTKEMAAGDIVREIIKQAKSILV
- a CDS encoding STAS domain-containing protein, which encodes MSAIGKIPENILLLNALDVIGETIIIADSSYIIRWMNSEACRLLNEVAPLYGMTDCEAMIGKSMDAFHENPQYQNQLMKKLTDTHRTRITIRNKVMADIVITPIMSNSSEPEGYIVMLMDVTMQAEEQERSAKLIEKLSIPILNIWDKTIALPLIGNFDRNRTNQLIATVLMECSEKQIEYVLIDLSGITEFENQVRYQIQMMNDTLNLIGTSCILVGISPKLALSIVQIDSKTPIFSTAHEGLKHIIQLQKK